In Streptomyces dangxiongensis, one DNA window encodes the following:
- a CDS encoding ammonium transporter produces the protein MAPAIMLAADAPRLSSANTGFMLICSALVMLMTPGLAFFYGGMVRVKSTLNMLMMSFISLGIVTILWVLYGFSLAFGTGNKLIGWNTDWFGLSNIGLTELWDGYTIPVYVFMVFQLMFAIITPALISGALADRVKFSAWALFITLWVTVVYVPVAHWVWGADGWAYKLGVIDFAGGTAVHINAGAAALGVILVIGRRVGFKRDPMRPHSLPLVMLGAGLLWFGWFGFNAGSWLGNDDGVGALMFVNTQVATAAAMLAWLAYEKIRHGAFTTLGAASGAVAGLVAITPSGGAVSPLGAIAVGAIAGVACAAAVGLKFRFGFDDSLDVVGVHMVGGIIGSLLIGFFATGKGQSAATGVFYGDHTFTQLWKQCAGVFAVLAYSLIVSAVLAFLLDRTLGMRVTEDEEVSGIDQAEHAETAYDFSGAGGGVTATAAPAQAAAQTRKVDA, from the coding sequence ATGGCACCAGCCATCATGCTTGCGGCGGACGCACCCAGACTGTCGTCCGCCAACACCGGCTTCATGCTCATCTGTTCCGCCCTGGTGATGCTCATGACGCCGGGCCTGGCCTTCTTCTACGGAGGCATGGTCCGCGTCAAGAGCACCCTGAACATGCTGATGATGAGCTTCATCAGCCTCGGGATCGTCACCATTCTCTGGGTGCTCTACGGCTTCTCCCTCGCCTTCGGCACGGGCAACAAGCTGATCGGCTGGAACACCGACTGGTTCGGGCTCAGCAACATCGGGCTGACGGAACTCTGGGACGGCTACACCATCCCGGTCTACGTCTTCATGGTCTTCCAGCTAATGTTCGCGATCATCACGCCGGCCCTGATCAGCGGCGCCCTCGCCGACCGCGTCAAGTTCTCCGCCTGGGCGCTCTTCATCACCCTGTGGGTCACGGTCGTCTACGTGCCGGTCGCCCACTGGGTCTGGGGCGCCGACGGCTGGGCCTACAAGCTGGGCGTGATCGACTTCGCGGGCGGTACGGCGGTCCACATCAACGCCGGTGCGGCGGCCCTCGGTGTCATCCTCGTCATCGGCAGGCGCGTCGGCTTCAAGCGGGACCCGATGCGCCCGCACAGCCTCCCGCTGGTCATGCTCGGCGCCGGTCTCCTCTGGTTCGGCTGGTTCGGCTTCAACGCCGGCTCCTGGCTCGGCAACGACGACGGCGTCGGCGCGCTGATGTTCGTCAACACGCAGGTCGCCACCGCCGCCGCCATGCTGGCCTGGCTCGCCTACGAGAAGATCCGCCACGGCGCCTTCACCACGCTCGGCGCCGCCTCCGGCGCGGTCGCCGGTCTCGTCGCCATCACGCCCTCCGGCGGCGCTGTCTCCCCGCTTGGCGCGATCGCCGTCGGCGCCATCGCCGGTGTCGCCTGCGCCGCGGCCGTCGGCCTGAAGTTCCGGTTCGGCTTCGACGACTCCCTCGACGTCGTCGGCGTCCACATGGTCGGCGGCATCATCGGCTCGCTGCTCATCGGTTTCTTCGCCACCGGCAAGGGCCAGTCCGCCGCCACGGGCGTCTTCTACGGCGACCACACCTTCACCCAGCTCTGGAAGCAGTGCGCCGGCGTCTTCGCGGTCCTCGCCTACTCGCTGATCGTCTCCGCCGTCCTCGCCTTCCTCCTCGACCGGACCCTCGGCATGCGGGTCACCGAGGACGAGGAGGTCTCCGGCATCGACCAGGCGGAGCACGCCGAGACCGCATACGACTTCAGCGGCGCCGGTGGCGGGGTCACCGCGACCGCCGCCCCGGCCCAGGCCGCCGCGCAGACCAGGAAGGTGGACGCATGA
- the nsdA gene encoding transcriptional repressor NsdA — MGGNGGSGTNADKRPNELLGSWFVRSGWSKGELARQVNRRARQLGANHISTDTSRVRRWLDGENPREPIPRILSELFSERFGCVVSIEDLGLRAARQSPAASGVDLPWTGPQAVALLSEFSRSDLMLARRGFLGTSLALSAGPSLIEPMQRWLVPVPGATGPSEPRSALDSRRPGRLSRPELDLLESTTRMFRQWDAQCGGGLRRKAVVGQLHEVTDLLQEPQPEATTRKLFQVAAELAELAGWMSYDVGLQPTAQKYFVLALHAAKEAGDKQLGSYILSSMSRQMIHLGRPEDALELIHLAQYGSRDCASPRTQSMLYAMEARAYANMGQPGRTKRAVRMAEDTFAEADEWDEPDPDWIRFFSEAELYAENSHSYRDLAYVAGRSPTYASLAEPLMRRAVELFAEDSEHQRSYALNLIGVATVHLLQREPEESTLYAARAMDIAKKVRSERVNTRIRKTVDTAVRDFGDLGAVVDLAGKLAVDLPESAEAG; from the coding sequence GTGGGCGGCAACGGCGGTAGCGGGACGAACGCTGACAAGCGCCCCAACGAGCTGCTCGGCTCGTGGTTCGTGCGCAGCGGTTGGTCCAAGGGTGAGCTGGCCCGCCAAGTGAACCGCCGGGCGCGCCAGTTGGGTGCCAACCACATCTCCACCGACACCTCGCGCGTACGGCGCTGGCTGGACGGGGAGAACCCGCGCGAACCGATCCCGCGCATCCTCTCCGAGCTGTTCTCCGAGCGCTTCGGCTGCGTGGTCTCCATCGAGGACCTCGGCCTGCGCGCCGCCCGCCAGTCACCCGCCGCCTCCGGTGTCGACCTGCCCTGGACGGGCCCGCAGGCGGTCGCCCTGCTCAGCGAGTTCTCCCGCAGCGACCTGATGCTCGCCCGGCGTGGCTTCCTCGGCACCTCCCTCGCGCTGTCCGCGGGCCCCTCCCTCATCGAGCCCATGCAGCGCTGGCTCGTGCCGGTCCCGGGCGCCACGGGCCCGTCCGAACCGCGGTCCGCCCTCGACTCCCGCAGGCCGGGCCGGCTCTCCCGGCCCGAGCTGGACCTGCTGGAGTCCACCACGCGCATGTTCCGCCAGTGGGACGCCCAGTGCGGCGGCGGCCTGCGCCGCAAGGCGGTCGTCGGCCAGCTCCACGAGGTCACCGACCTGCTCCAGGAACCCCAGCCCGAGGCAACCACCCGCAAGCTGTTCCAGGTCGCCGCCGAACTGGCCGAACTGGCCGGCTGGATGTCGTACGACGTCGGCCTCCAGCCCACCGCGCAGAAGTACTTCGTCCTCGCGCTGCACGCCGCGAAGGAGGCCGGGGACAAGCAGCTCGGCTCGTACATCCTCTCCAGCATGAGCCGCCAGATGATCCATCTCGGCCGGCCCGAGGACGCCCTTGAGCTGATCCACCTCGCCCAGTACGGCAGCCGCGACTGCGCGAGCCCGCGCACCCAGTCCATGCTGTATGCGATGGAGGCCCGCGCCTACGCCAACATGGGCCAGCCCGGCAGGACCAAGCGCGCGGTCCGCATGGCCGAGGACACCTTCGCCGAGGCCGACGAGTGGGACGAGCCGGACCCCGACTGGATCCGCTTCTTCTCCGAGGCCGAGCTGTACGCCGAGAACTCCCACTCCTACCGCGACCTCGCCTATGTCGCCGGCCGCAGCCCCACCTACGCCTCCCTCGCCGAGCCGCTCATGCGGCGGGCGGTGGAGCTGTTCGCCGAGGACTCCGAGCACCAGCGGTCCTACGCGCTCAACCTCATCGGCGTGGCCACCGTGCACCTGCTCCAGCGAGAGCCCGAGGAGAGCACGCTCTACGCCGCACGGGCCATGGACATCGCCAAGAAGGTCCGCTCCGAGCGTGTGAACACTCGTATCCGAAAGACGGTCGACACGGCCGTGCGCGACTTCGGCGACCTGGGCGCCGTGGTCGACCTCGCCGGCAAGCTCGCCGTCGATCTTCCCGAGAGCGCCGAGGCGGGCTGA
- a CDS encoding bifunctional DNA primase/polymerase yields the protein MGFTIGGIREIRSGGRRRGRSAECTAVAEFTGLWGWDVVPGARAAAGACSCGRPDCPAPGAHPLGFAPPVPAGATLDEVGKAWAEYPGASVMLPVGRAFDVLEVSEAAGRRALVRLERMGLPLGPVTATPDGRAHFFVAPGSAADLPRLLYRMGWDNPAALDLRGLGPGAHITAPPSDRGGLGPVRWLRPPALDAATRPPAARLLLGALAYVAHRSRA from the coding sequence ATGGGCTTCACGATCGGCGGCATCCGTGAGATCCGTTCCGGCGGGCGCCGGCGCGGCCGTTCCGCGGAGTGCACCGCCGTCGCCGAGTTCACCGGACTGTGGGGCTGGGACGTGGTGCCGGGGGCGCGGGCCGCGGCGGGTGCCTGTTCGTGCGGACGGCCCGACTGCCCGGCGCCGGGCGCCCACCCGCTGGGCTTCGCGCCGCCGGTGCCGGCCGGGGCCACGCTGGACGAGGTCGGCAAGGCCTGGGCCGAGTACCCGGGCGCCTCGGTGATGCTGCCGGTGGGCCGGGCGTTCGACGTCCTGGAAGTCTCCGAGGCGGCCGGCCGCCGCGCCCTGGTCCGCCTGGAGCGCATGGGACTCCCGCTCGGTCCGGTCACCGCCACCCCGGACGGCCGCGCCCACTTCTTCGTGGCACCCGGCTCCGCCGCGGACCTCCCCCGGCTGCTGTACCGCATGGGCTGGGACAACCCCGCCGCGCTGGACCTGCGCGGGCTCGGCCCGGGGGCGCACATCACCGCGCCGCCGTCCGACCGGGGCGGCCTGGGCCCGGTGCGATGGCTGCGCCCGCCCGCGCTGGACGCGGCGACGCGCCCGCCGGCGGCGCGGCTGCTGCTGGGCGCGCTGGCGTACGTGGCGCACCGGTCCCGGGCCTGA
- the ftsY gene encoding signal recognition particle-docking protein FtsY, translating into METVILAVVIAVVVLGALGGLIVGSRRHKPLPPPPPKTPDITAPPAEPHVGDEAETPRDEPRRTIEEVDLPGGPAPVAVEEPPVVEAPVGIEIPEPTAGRLIRLRARLSRSQNALGKGLLTLLSREHLDEDTWEEIEDTLLTADVGVQPTQELVERLRERVRVLGTRTPVELRGLLREELLNLVGTDVDRAVRTEPEGRRPGIVMVVGVNGTGKTTTTGKLARVLVADGRTVVLGAADTFRAAAADQLQTWGERVGAHTVRGPEAGDPASVAFDAVKEGKEMGVDVVLIDTAGRLHTKTGLMDELGKVKRVVEKHAPLDEVLLVLDATTGQNGLVQARVFAEVVNITGIVLTKLDGTAKGGIVVAVQRELGVPVKLIGLGEGADDLAPFEPEAFVDALIGD; encoded by the coding sequence ATGGAAACCGTCATCCTTGCTGTAGTCATCGCCGTGGTCGTGCTCGGCGCGCTCGGCGGGCTGATCGTGGGCAGCCGGCGCCACAAGCCGCTGCCTCCGCCGCCCCCGAAGACGCCCGACATCACCGCGCCACCGGCCGAGCCGCACGTCGGCGACGAGGCCGAGACGCCGCGCGACGAACCGCGCCGGACGATCGAGGAGGTGGATCTCCCGGGCGGCCCCGCACCGGTCGCCGTCGAGGAACCCCCCGTAGTCGAGGCTCCTGTCGGGATCGAGATCCCGGAGCCCACCGCAGGCCGGCTGATCCGGCTGCGCGCCCGCCTGTCCCGCTCGCAGAACGCCCTCGGCAAGGGTCTGCTCACGCTGCTCTCGCGCGAGCACCTCGACGAGGACACCTGGGAGGAGATCGAGGACACGCTGCTCACCGCCGACGTCGGTGTGCAGCCCACCCAGGAACTGGTCGAGCGGCTGCGCGAACGCGTGCGGGTGCTCGGCACCCGCACCCCCGTGGAGTTGCGCGGCCTGCTGCGCGAGGAGCTGCTCAACCTGGTCGGCACCGACGTCGACCGGGCGGTCAGGACCGAACCCGAGGGCCGCAGGCCGGGCATCGTGATGGTCGTCGGTGTCAACGGCACCGGAAAGACCACCACCACCGGCAAGCTCGCCCGGGTGCTGGTCGCCGACGGCCGCACCGTCGTACTGGGTGCCGCCGACACCTTCCGGGCCGCCGCCGCCGACCAGCTCCAGACCTGGGGCGAGCGCGTCGGCGCCCACACCGTGCGCGGCCCCGAGGCCGGCGACCCCGCCTCCGTGGCCTTCGACGCGGTCAAGGAGGGCAAGGAGATGGGGGTCGACGTCGTCCTCATCGACACCGCCGGCCGCCTGCACACCAAGACCGGCCTCATGGACGAGCTGGGCAAGGTCAAGCGCGTGGTGGAGAAGCACGCGCCGCTGGACGAGGTGCTGCTCGTCCTGGACGCCACCACCGGCCAGAACGGCCTGGTGCAGGCCCGCGTGTTCGCCGAGGTCGTCAACATCACCGGCATCGTGCTGACCAAGCTGGACGGCACGGCCAAGGGCGGCATCGTCGTCGCGGTCCAGCGCGAGCTGGGCGTGCCCGTGAAGCTGATCGGACTCGGCGAGGGCGCGGACGATCTCGCGCCGTTCGAGCCGGAGGCGTTCGTGGACGCGCTCATCGGCGACTAG